In Oncorhynchus kisutch isolate 150728-3 linkage group LG7, Okis_V2, whole genome shotgun sequence, one DNA window encodes the following:
- the LOC109894726 gene encoding complement component C1q receptor yields the protein MMLLLILLQISVWGATGADTGGEETVCTSNACFTFHIEGVSFEDARMKCVDNGGYLVTTKDKAEEAELQSILTQIDLRNRNLDYKCWIGLQLHKGDCIITGLSLRGFKWISGSETSQYSNWEKEPRSTCTEERCVLVYYSLSGRNDLKWTDGSCKEKAFYACKFYFKGMCKPLLLAGGEQVNYKLPFSANPLNEDNNLTAFPFGTYAEIRCNGNDHFSICKLTDGVYGWTIPGPFCATDKQSCGYKNGGCDHVCFDSDPGGIRCGCKDGYVLGQDRVSCDLKEYCHSSPCQYQCVTGQTGFSCVCPSGFQLDKDQFGCIDVDECQMNACDGNHCVNTQGSYTCKCNKGYRMVEGKCHDIDECTETRCPQICLNSEGSFSCHCIAGFTVSEDGHTCIDIDECLSNRCEDKCTNTIGSFMCSCHQHFRLHPNGITCIRDVTVVSTVETSNVYRDNDQHDETIDTITISKVELQNEPQFTDGPPQGTITQDITREEPSSKTTGTSWFTHNGSFLSSWLFIGIIASLVPLLLLIAVTSGIVMFRCSRSKREARKKIATADSYCWVASGIETQLEKFDGSLESTA from the coding sequence ATGATGCTTTTGCTAATTTTACTGCAAATCTCTGTCTGGGGAGCCACTGGAGCAGACACTGGCGGAGAAGAAACGGTGTGCACATCCAATGCCTGTTTCACTTTTCATATAGAGGGAGTCAGCTTCGAAGACGCTCGTATGAAATGTGTAGATAACGGGGGTTACTTGGTAACAACTAAAGACAAAGCTGAGGAAGCAGAGCTTCAATCAATCCTTACACAGATCGATTTAAGGAATCGCAATTTGGACTACAAATGTTGGATCGGACTGCAATTACATAAAGGGGACTGCATTATAACGGGCTTGAGTCTCAGAGGTTTTAAGTGGATATCTGGAAGTGAAACATCCCAATATTCCAACTGGGAGAAGGAACCTCGCAGCACCTGCACAGAAGAGCGTTGCGTATTGGTATACTATTCTTTATCCGGTCGCAATGATTTAAAATGGACGGATGGATCTTGCAAAGAAAAGGCTTTTTACGCTTGCAAATTCTACTTCAAGGGAATGTGTAAACCTTTGTTGTTGGCAGGAGGGGAGCAAGTGAATTACAAGCTCCCATTCTCAGCAAATCCATTAAATGAGGATAATAACTTGACCGCGTTTCCATTTGGAACATATGCTGAAATAAGATGTAATGGCAATGACCACTTTTCTATTTGTAAGTTAACGGATGGTGTCTATGGCTGGACTATCCCCGGTCCGTTTTGCGCCACGGATAAACAGAGTTGTGGCTATAAAAACGGTGGATGTGATCATGTGTGCTTTGATAGTGACCCCGGTGGTATTCGTTGTGGATGCAAGGACGGTTATGTGTTAGGACAGGACAGAGTATCTTGTGACTTAAAGGAATATTGTCACAGTTCTCCATGTCAATACCAATGCGTAACAGGACAAACGGGGTTCTCCTGCGTATGCCCAAGCGGCTTCCAATTGGATAAAGACCAATTTGGTTGTATCGATGTCGATGAATGCCAAATGAATGCCTGCGACGGTAATCATTGCGTCAATACCCAAGGTAGTTACACTTGTAAGTGCAATAAAGGCTACAGAATGGTTGAGGGCAAATGCCACGATATAGACGAGTGCACTGAAACTAGATGTCCACAAATATGTCTTAACTCTGAAGGATCCTTCTCCTGCCATTGCATCGCAGGGTTCACTGTGTCCGAGGACGGTCATACTTGTATAGATATAGACGAATGCCTCAGTAATCGATGCGAGGACAAATGCACTAATACCATTGGTAGTTTCATGTGTTCCTGCCATCAGCACTTCCGGTTACACCCTAATGGTATCACCTGCATTCGAGATGTGACTGTTGTTTCCACTGTTGAAACGTCAAATGTTTATAGAGACAACGACCAACACGACGAGACCATTGACACTATAACCATATCTAAGGTTGAATTACAGAACGAGCCTCAGTTCACCGACGGACCACCTCAAGGCACTATTACGCAGGACATTACGCGCGAGGAGCCATCCAGCAAAACCACTGGAACTAGTTGGTTTACGCATAATGGCTCTTTTTTGAGCTCGTGGCTGTTTATTGGCATTATTGCTTCTCTTGTTCCACTACTTCTTCTAATTGCAGTAACCTCTGGTATTGTCATGTTTCGATGTAGTCGTTCAAAAAGAGAAGCGAGGAAGAAAATCGCCACTGCTGACAGTTATTGTTGGGTGGCTTCTGGTATAGAGACTCAGTTGGAAAAATTTGACGGGTCACTTGAAAGCACGGCGTGA